AATGCTGCGTGTAAACCATCGACTAAGTATACGCTTTTCATCCTATAATAGACCACCACCGTTAAGTAATATGGCTCTGCTTGGATAAATAGACTTGTTGCAACGGTTAGAATGCCCGAATTTAGAGCATGAAAATTTCAGTTCGAGACCTGAAGACTCCCCGCCAGTGGCGGGCATCGGTCGGCTGTGATGCCCATCACTTCGCGCAACTCCTGGTCGTGTTCCAAGCGGCGTACACTGCCCTCAACCAAATGCAACTAGCTGACCGAATGGTTATTCGTCCGGCTGGGACGTGCATGAAAGACGAAGCAGACCTTTTAGTCCTTACCTTGTTCAGCTGCAAATCCGGCTTAACTTACGACGTACTCGGGTTGGTCTGTGGCCTGGATGCGGCGACCGCCAAACGCCGCCAGGACGAAGGGCTCGCCGTCTTGCGCGAAGCCTTGCGGCTAGCTGACTGTTTGCCGGAGCGTGAATTTCAGTCGCCGGCCGAATTACAGCGGTATTTCTCGAAACGCCGCGCTGTATTGCTCGATGCCACGGAATTTGCCACGCAACGTCCGCCAGAAAAAGCGGCGCAAAAGGCACGCTACAGTGGTAAAAAAAACGCCACACGCTCAAAGCCCTGATTGCCTCCGATGCCCGGCGAAAATTAATTTATGTGAGTCGGGCAGTATCGGGCAGCATGCATGATTTTGCCTTGTTAAAGAAGCTGTTACCGCCCAATAAAACGTGGTTTGCGGGGTTGACCGTTCGAGTAGATTCCGGTTTTCAAGGGTTTCAAAAAACGTATTCCTGCGCTAAATTATTTCTTCCCACCAAAAAGCCAAGGGGTAATCATTTGACAAAAAACCATAAATTTCGCAACACGCGGCAAGCGCGTAAGCGCGTGGTTGTCGAGCATAGCATCGGGGGCTTGAAACGCTACCGAATTTTGTCTGACCGGCTGCGGATGTACAACCTCGACCAATTTGACGTGGCGCTGGAAGTATGCGCTGGGCTGTGGAATTTCTGCCTAACACATTGATAGCACGTCGCAACAAGTCTAATGAAGGCTGGGCGAATACCTGGGCCGGCGTTTGGCCCCCTAAGCTTTGGTGGGGTCGACGATGATTGTAGTAGGCAAAGTACGCGTGTAATTGGTGGTGCAGGTGGTGGGGCGGGATTGAGGTAGAGGTGCTCCCATTTGACGGTACGCCAGCGGCGCTCGATAAAGGCATTGTCGGTGGCGCGGCCCCGGCCGTCGCGGCTAACGCGGCAACCAGCGTCCAGTAGCGCCTGCTCATAGGCCAGGCTCGTAAACTGGCTGCCCTGGTCGGCGTTGAAGATGTGCGGGGCCGGGGGGCCACGCGCAGGGCGTCGGCTAAGGCCCGCAGGCAGAAGGCCACGTCGAGCGTGTTGGAGAGCTGCCAGCTCAGCACGTAGCGCGCGTGCCAGTCGAGCACGGCGGCCAGGGAGAGGAAGCCCTTGGCCATGGGCACGTAGGTAATATCCGTGCGCCAAACCTCATTAGGCGCCGTGGCCGGGCGCTCGCGTAGCAGGTAAGGGTAAGACGTAACTCCTTGGCCAGGTACGCTTAAGCGTGGCTTGGGATAGACTGGCTCATGGCCCATCAGGCGTACCAGGCGGCGTACCCGCTTTTCGTTGACCAGGTGCCCCGCTAGGCGCAGATGGTCCCGCAGGCCGCGCACACCCTTGAAATTATGCTGCGTGAACTCCTCATCGAGTAGCCGCATTAGCGTCAGGTTATCGGCGCTTTCTCCGCAGGGTTGGTAGTAGAAACTGCTGCGCGCCAGGCCCAAGGCCTGGCAGCGGGCCTGCACCGAACTGGCCGGGTCGGCCTGGCTAACCAGGGCGCGTTGCTGAGCTACTGACAGGGTCCCAACGTTTTTTTAGCCGCGCGTTTTCCATCTGGAGCCGGCCAATAGCGGCGTAGAGCGGCTCCACATTTGGCACCGCCGCCACGGGAGCGGGCGCTTCGGCAAAGACCTGCGCGGCCTGCTGGCGCAGCTGCAACTTCCAGCGACTGATTTGGGCGGGAGCCAGCTGGTAGTGGGCAGCTAACTCGGCCAGGGGCTGGCGCTCGGTGAGGGCGGCCAGTGCCACCTCGGCCTTGAACGCGGCCGGGTAGCGACGGCGGGTGCGTTTGGGACTCATGGCGTTGACTAAGATAGCCCGCCTAATCTGTCCAACTATTGGGGAGTACTACAGGGACTCATGGCGTTGACTAAGATAGCCTGCCTGACCTGTCCAACTTTTGGGGAGTACTACACGACTGGCCCTACACCTCTTATCCATCTTAGTCTTTCCTGTTGCAGCGAGACCCAAGTTTAAGCCACGGCTCAAACATAGGACCCTTTTAGCTCTTCGATGAGGCCTTCTTATCAGTTTTTTTGGGCTACATAAGTACCAGATTTGGCTAAGTAAGATTTTGCCTTATTATTGGCTCGGCTCTCCTTAAGCGAAGCTTTTTATCTGTTTAGACAGATTTCGAGACAACTGCCCTGACAAGAGCTGCTACGTCCAGCTTGGCAAAGTATGCAATTAGCAAACAGAAAATCCTTTACTTTGCATGATGAGTAGCTATTGCTCAAACTTGATTTAGGTTAAGGAACCATTGCTAAAAATAAACGAACAAATAAAGTGCAACAGAATATGTATAAATTGCTACGTCTTTCCATTCTAGTTTCATTGCTAGGATTCATGGCATGTGGGCCCACTAGAAATCTAGTTTATTTTAGTGATCTTAAAAACAACGAAAACTATAAAACAGCTGCTGAAAACAACGCGGAAATTCGCATACAACCAAACGATTTGTTGAGCATCAGGCTGACAAGCCTAAATTCAGAATCAAATGCGCTATTCAACCGGGGAGTCATTCCTTCGTCTCCTAATGCGCTGAATACGGAGATAGGCCCCACTGAAGGGTACATAGTTGATAAAGATGGATTCGTAAATTTTCCAGTACTTGGCAAGGTAAAGTTATCTGGCTTAACTAAGGAGGAAGCAACAAATATAATGACCACTCAAATTCAACAGTTTGTTAAATCGCCAATTGTAACAATTCAATTATTAAATTTTAAAATCACAGTTATTGGTGAGGTCAACAAACCGTCCACTTTTGTAGTGCCAGCTCAGCGCATTAATATTCTAGAAGCATTGGGGCTAGCTGGTGACATGACTGCCTACGGAAAACGAGAGAATGTTCTCTTAGTTAGAGAAAAAGATGGGGTTCGCAGCACTACTAGGCTTAATTTGAATGATAAAGAACTACTGAATTCACCTTATTTCTATTTGCAACAGAACGATGTAGTCTATGTCGAACCAGATAGGTTGAAAGAGGTGCAGGCTAGTACCAACACCCGTACTATTACCATCACGACAATGGCTATTTCTATTGCTGTGGCGCTTATATTTAACTTCCAAAATATCTTTAAATAATCGAATGAACTATTCAGATAAAAACCTAGAGCTAATGAATTTCAGTGAGCCGGAGGGGCCCGGTTACCGGTTCACTCTGCTTAAATACCTGCGTTATTGGTATTTATTTCTGCTTGGACTTATTCTTAGTCTAAGCGCAGCTTATTTGTTTATGCGTTACAGCACACCGCAGTACAGTATTAGCGCTTTGCTAATGATTAAAGATAAAAAGGATAACAATACACCTGTTAAAAACGAACGGTTTAGTGATTTTAATGAATCGAATTCGTCTAAGAATATCGATAACGAGATAATAATTTTGAGATCGGTGAGCCTAATGCAAAAAGCGTTGACGGACCTTTCTCTGTACGCGAGCTTCTACGCGAAAGGGCGTGTGAGGGATCAAGAAATATACCAATCAGAATTACCATTTAGACTTATAATTAATAAGTTAGATTCTACAGCGTTCGATAAAAAAGTCACAATATATCTTAAAAGCGGTAATTCTTTTGATCTAGAGGAAGGAAAACAACGGGTTACTCATCAATTTGGCCAATTAATTCGTAAGCCATACGGTTCATTTACAGTAGTGGCTTCGACGGATCAGCTGCCTATTGGTACGGTAAAACCAGTCATTATTGTATTTCATGATATACGCAAGCTAGCGAATGATTATATCAAAAAGCTAACAGTAACTGCAGTGAATAAGCAGTCAAGTATATTGACACTTAATATGGCGGACGCTGTGCCTGCGAAGGGGAAGGATATAATCAATAAATTAATTGAAATCTATGATAAGGATGCTGTGGAAGATAAGAACTCGATAGCATCGAATACCATAGGTTTCATTGATGAACGGCTGAAATATCTGGGTGCAGAAGTTTCAAATGTTGAGAAAAAGGTTGAGGAGTTTAAACAGAAAAATAGGGTGGCCGACGTAACGTCTCAGATCCACCAATCTCTGGAGGAGGCAAGCGGATATAATAAGCAAGTATCCGAGTACAGTGTGCAAATAGATGTTTTGCAGTCAATTGAGAAATACATTGCTCAAAGTGAAAATCAGCAGCAATTAATTCCAGGCACACTTAGTGTTCAAGATCCAACATTATCGGGGTTAATATCAAAGTTCAACGAGTTACAACTAGATCGTGAGCGGATGCTGCGTACTGCCCAGGACAGCAATCCAGTTGTGGTGAGTATGACGGAGCAAATCGCTAATCTGCGGGTTAATATTTTAAAAAATTTAGAAAGCCTAAAAAACAGCTTGCTCGTTTCGCGTAGAAATTCTCAACTCAAATCTGGCCAGTTTGGCTCTAGAATTCAGCAAGTGCCCGCCATTGAGCGCGGCTTGGAAGAGATTAGCCGGCAACAAGATCTGAAGAGAGCATTGTATCTATATCTGTTGCAAAAGCGCGAAGAAGCAGCTTTAGCACTGGCGGCTACAGTATCTTATTCACGGATTATCGACCCTGCTACAGCGAGTGAATACCCAATAAGCCCTCAAAAACCAGCTGTATTATTTATTTCGCTTCTACTAGGATTAGGATTGCCTTTTGCTTTTGTTTATCTAAAAGAAATGATGAACGATAAAGTGCAACTACGAAGAGATGTTGAGTGGATGACAAGCGCTCCAATTCTTGGTGAATTGATGCATAATAAATCGAAAGAGGCGGTAGTAATTTCAAAAGATAATCTCACACCGCTTGCTGAGATGTTTCGGCTCATCCGCACTAATTTTCAATTTGCCACTGCTGGCAAAATGAACAAGGTAATCTTGGTAACATCGAGCATGAGTGGAGAGGGTAAATCGTTTTTTAGCCTCAATATGGGTTCTAGTCTGGTCCTAACTGATAAGACGGTAATCGTTATCAATATGGATTTGCGTAAATCTAATGGTTCAGCATCGGATGAAATGATGCACAAAGGAATTACGGACTACTTAATTTCCGACACAGTTTCAGTAAATGATATAGTACAGCCATCACCAGATGTACCGGGTCTGTATGTTATAAATTCGGGGCTATTACCGCCAAATCCGGCTGAGCTTATGATGAGCGCTAAGCTGCCCAAATTGCTAAATATTTTGAAGGAAAACTTCGATCATATTATCATCGACTCTGCTCCGGTTGGGCAAGTAGCCGACGCCTTCACGTTATCACCTTACATTGATGCTACGATTTATCTGGTCAGATACAATTTCACTTACAAATCCCAGATAGAAACGTTTAATAAACTTGTAGCTGATAACAGGTTAAATCGTGTTATGCTTGTTTTGAATGATGCTAAAAAGAGTAATTCGTACAGCTACGGTTATGGATATGGAGATGCAGAAAGAAAGGGTAAAATGGATTTAGTCCGGGCAAATGGACAGCAATAAGATTCTAATTAATTATGTATTAGGCAATATAAACGCTTAGTATATACTGTTATTAGATTCGATACCCTCTTTTTTATTATGCCGCAGTGCTAAACTTATTCGTTTATCGGCAGCAGCTTTCTTCTTCTATTGCTAATGTCAACTGCATCACGCCTAATATCCGGAAGCGCAGCATCGTGGGCACAGATATGTGTCACTATGGTTTCGCAGGTAATGCTGGTGCCCTTATACCTTTCCCATTGGAGTGTAGTGACGTACGGAGTGTGGCTGGCCATTCAAGCGTTGGTCAGTATTATGTCAACACTAGATTTTGGGCACCAGGAATTTTTGGGCTACGAGTTCTTGCGAATTGGACGCGATAATCGGGGCGAGTTGAGTAAGTACATATGGTCTGGTATAAGTGTAGGCTTGCTAATTAGTCTGGGCCAAATCCTTCTGATTTCGATTTTCCTAGCGTTGGGCGTTCTGCCTACCCTATTGGGTAACCCTAAAGTAAACGGCCTGGGATTGCTGCATGAAGCAGGACTTGTTTTGTTATTGCAAGGATTCACTTGGCTAATTAGCACGAGTATAACAGGGCTTCTCTTCCGGGCCTTGGCACCATTTGGATACTACCCGCGCATGATTTGGTGGGGACTATTTGGATACATAGCCACGGCTTTGGCACCGGTAACCGCCGTTATTTTTGGAGCTGGGTTGCTCACGGCAGGCATCGTTGCGGCTAGCACCACGGTACTTGTTAGCCTGCCAATTTATTGGGATTTGTTTCGCTTGCTTCGGAAGGAGGAAATTCATTTCAGCCAGCCATCTATTAAACTGGGATACCAGAATTTTATTCGTTCGCTGGCAATATCTGGCAAAGGTCTCCTAGAGAATGCCCGCCAGCAGGGAGCTCGACTAGTGCTGGCTCCACTGGCGGGAGCTGCTGGGCTCACGGCTTTTTCCACTATGAGAACGGGAGCCAACGTCTCTTTGCAAGGGCTTAATACCGTGATCAATCCCTTGATGCCGGAACTGATGCGCTTTCTTCACCAGCGTGATCAAGAACGTAGCGAAGCCGCGTTTGGGACCGTCTGGTTTGTATTAGTCGCGTTGATGGCCCCCGCGATGGTTGTATTACAAGCCGTGATTCAGCCGCTTTTCTCTTTATGGACCCGAGGACAAATCCCTTTTGACCCGTTGTTGTTTGCCACGCTTTCGCTTAGTGTGTTAGTTTACGCCGTGGCTCAGCCGGCCATTGCAGTTGTCAAAGGAAACAATTTGCTGAGCGCACAACTAGCATTGTCGGCTCTGGCTGCCGTAATTGTAGTAGGGGGCATATGCGCTTTTGTGCCGATTTTGGGCATTTTAGGCGGTGGTGTTTCGCTATTGCTTGCCGAAGTGGCCGCCATGATTGGGTATAGGGTAGTGGCGCAACGATGGTTGCTAGAGAACGGCCTGCTCTGGCCTCGTCAACATTTCTTTATTGCTCTTACATCGGTTGTGATTGCCACAGCGGCATTGGCTG
This genomic stretch from Hymenobacter sp. PAMC 26628 harbors:
- a CDS encoding transposase family protein; this encodes MSRAVSGSMHDFALLKKLLPPNKTWFAGLTVRVDSGFQGFQKTYSCAKLFLPTKKPRGNHLTKNHKFRNTRQARKRVVVEHSIGGLKRYRILSDRLRMYNLDQFDVALEVCAGLWNFCLTH
- a CDS encoding transposase, with translation MSPKRTRRRYPAAFKAEVALAALTERQPLAELAAHYQLAPAQISRWKLQLRQQAAQVFAEAPAPVAAVPNVEPLYAAIGRLQMENARLKKRWDPVSSSATRPG
- a CDS encoding GumC family protein gives rise to the protein MNYSDKNLELMNFSEPEGPGYRFTLLKYLRYWYLFLLGLILSLSAAYLFMRYSTPQYSISALLMIKDKKDNNTPVKNERFSDFNESNSSKNIDNEIIILRSVSLMQKALTDLSLYASFYAKGRVRDQEIYQSELPFRLIINKLDSTAFDKKVTIYLKSGNSFDLEEGKQRVTHQFGQLIRKPYGSFTVVASTDQLPIGTVKPVIIVFHDIRKLANDYIKKLTVTAVNKQSSILTLNMADAVPAKGKDIINKLIEIYDKDAVEDKNSIASNTIGFIDERLKYLGAEVSNVEKKVEEFKQKNRVADVTSQIHQSLEEASGYNKQVSEYSVQIDVLQSIEKYIAQSENQQQLIPGTLSVQDPTLSGLISKFNELQLDRERMLRTAQDSNPVVVSMTEQIANLRVNILKNLESLKNSLLVSRRNSQLKSGQFGSRIQQVPAIERGLEEISRQQDLKRALYLYLLQKREEAALALAATVSYSRIIDPATASEYPISPQKPAVLFISLLLGLGLPFAFVYLKEMMNDKVQLRRDVEWMTSAPILGELMHNKSKEAVVISKDNLTPLAEMFRLIRTNFQFATAGKMNKVILVTSSMSGEGKSFFSLNMGSSLVLTDKTVIVINMDLRKSNGSASDEMMHKGITDYLISDTVSVNDIVQPSPDVPGLYVINSGLLPPNPAELMMSAKLPKLLNILKENFDHIIIDSAPVGQVADAFTLSPYIDATIYLVRYNFTYKSQIETFNKLVADNRLNRVMLVLNDAKKSNSYSYGYGYGDAERKGKMDLVRANGQQ
- a CDS encoding polysaccharide biosynthesis/export family protein, with the translated sequence MYKLLRLSILVSLLGFMACGPTRNLVYFSDLKNNENYKTAAENNAEIRIQPNDLLSIRLTSLNSESNALFNRGVIPSSPNALNTEIGPTEGYIVDKDGFVNFPVLGKVKLSGLTKEEATNIMTTQIQQFVKSPIVTIQLLNFKITVIGEVNKPSTFVVPAQRINILEALGLAGDMTAYGKRENVLLVREKDGVRSTTRLNLNDKELLNSPYFYLQQNDVVYVEPDRLKEVQASTNTRTITITTMAISIAVALIFNFQNIFK